The Aminipila terrae nucleotide sequence TTCAGCCCCCCTGCCATCACCAAGAACCCACTTGCACTTATGATCCCAGTGATACCTATACCACCGGACCCCATAGAACGGCTCGCTCCTTTTAATGTAATGTTCACTTTTCCATTTACCGTGAGGTTACCGCTGATTCCATTGCCACCATTAGCATCAAACATAGGGGAAGGCCCACCACTACCTCCCACAGCAACGAGGTGTGCCGTTCCCGTAACAATGACGTTCCCGCTGATTCCGTTACCTCCGGCATTTCCCCGATGGAAATAGTTGCCTCCCATGCCCCCAGTGAGCGCACTGTCATTGGTTATATTAAGGATAGTACTTTTTTGAGCAGTAAGTGCCGTGTAGCCAACAGCATTTATCCCATTCGGTGCAATGATGTTCACGCCATTGAGGTTTAAGGTAACATTCTCAGCAGTAATCACAATGCGATTAGAGGTAGAAGTTTTTCCATCTGCCATGGCCACGGTATATTCTCCCGCCTCTGCAAAAGTCAGAACGCCCTCTTCATAAGTCGGCGCACTGCCACTATCACCTACTGTAACCGAGAAGTCGCCGTATTTATTGGTTGTACCCGCCAGTGCCACAACAGGCATCATAGTCAGAATCATACAAACCATAAGTAAAATACTTAAGATTCTTTTTTTCATGTTTATTCGTTTTCCTTTCTTTAATCAACTTGTAACCTTTTTGGGCCAATAGCAAACACCCACATCTAAAGCTCTTGGCTTATTCAGATGAAAGTCCGCATATCGACAATACCAGCATTGTCTCAGTCCATAGGGATTATCGCCCCTGGGCTCAAAGACAGGACAAGCCTGTTTTGGCCACACATTGCCCTCCACATTTGGAGCAATGAGGGCTGCATCCTCACGCCTGCGATTTTCCATTTCAACACACTCCTTTACACAGAAATCGCCTCAGCTTTTTCTATTATTTCTGCCAAAATGATATCATCAAAATAGAAAAAATGAGTCTTTACACTTAAAAGACTCATTTTTACACTTAAAAACCTTATATTATTTTAAAATTTGCTCTTGACACATATAAATAGGTGGTAGAAAGTTATACCTCCAACTTATTTGTTAGTATTATAGCCTTCTTTATTATGTCTTTATTGCTGGGGCTTTTCTCCTACTAACTGCATGCCTGCTTTGACAATCTCCTGCTTTATCTGATCCGCCTGCTCCCTGTCTCGGGTTTCTATGACCACTCTCAGGAAACAACTGTTAATCGCCATATTCGGATCACTTCTGTCATGATATACAGTAACAACATTGCCGCCACAATGACTGATGATTTCACTTACGCTCTGCAGTTGTCCCGGTCTATCCGCTAATTCTATGGTAATTGTAGTTCTTCTTCCACTCATAATCAGCCCTCTGGTTATCACTCTGTTTAGGAAGCTTACATCTATGTTCCCTCCGCTGACAAGACAAACAACTTTTTTCCCATGAAGATCAAACTTGTTAAACATTGCTGCGGCCACTGAAACCGCACCTGCACCTTCAGAAATTAATTTCTGCTTTTCCATGAGAGCAAGTATGGCTGCTGCAATTTCATCTTCGGAGACTACGGCCAGATCGTCAACATACTTTGAAATCATTTCATAAGTTATATCACCAGGATGCTTTACTGCTATGCCATCCGCAAAAGTATTTACAGAATCCAGGGTTATCATATTGCCCTCTTTTATTGATTTAAACATGCTGGGAGCCCCCGCAGCCTGCACCCCATAAACTTTGCAGTCGGGATTCAGACTTTTTATGGCAAAAGCCACTCCACTGATTAAACCGCCACCGCCTACAGGTACAATAACAGCGTCAGCACTGGACAGCTGGTCTAAAATTTCCAGCCCGATGGTGCCCTGGCCTGCGATGACATCTTCATCATCAAAAGGATGAATCATGGTTCTTCCGTCCTCTTTCTGGATTTCTAATGCTCTGGCATGAGCATCATCATAGGTATTCTTTACCAGACAGACTTCTGCCCCATATTTTCTTGTGGCTTCCACCTTGCTCAGGGGAGCCCCGTCGGGCATACAAATCATACAGGGGATGTTATTCTTTTGAGATGCCAGTGCAACACCTTGTGCATGATTTCCCGCACTGCATGCAATAATCCCATGCTTTTTCTCTTCTTCATTGAGCTGGCTTATTTTATAATAAGCGCCCCTCAGCTTAAAGCTGCCTGTAACCTGCAGATTTTCTGTTTTAAGATAAATGGTATTTTCCTCACTCAGTCCTGGAGCCAGAATCAGATCCGTCTTTCTGGCTACCTCTCTTAAAACATAAGCTGCATGATATATTTTGTCTAATGTAAGCATGAGCTTCTACCTCCCGTATATTTTATTTTACTTTAAGTATAGTCCTTAAATTTAGTTAAAATTCGTGGTATAATTAATATTTAAATAATATCATTTTTATATATGTTTATCAATAAAACTTATATCTTGGTACAAGGAGTATTTTATGAATAAATTACATGATTTATCTACAGAATTAAATACTTTAGCAATTTTCAGAAGTATTTTAAATGACGACCTTATAAAGAATTTCCAGGAGCTGGCTACTTCAACCTATTCTTTAGAATCAAAAGATCTGGTTCTTCATATTTATGGAGATTTTGTTTCAAAGCTTTTTAACAAAACCAGTTCATTAACCCGCTATATTGCAGAGCTGGTTCTGAGTGATGAAAACTTTTATATCATTGGGAAAGGTGCCGGAAAAGACTTTGATAAAGTCATAGAATCCAGCTTAAAAAATGAGCTGGACATACTGGACAGACTTGCTTCACTAACACCTGAAGATGCAAAATCAATCATCAATTACAGAGGTTTTTTACCTGTCTGGACCAACGAACCTGTGAATTTAACCAATTTATATATGGAGCACTTGTCAAATCTTCCAATCAGTGGTTATGGTATTTATGCAAAATATTATGCCTTTGTTCTGGCAGGAGAGGAAGTCCTGCCCATATTACATCCTGATCCTCAAAGACTGTCAGAACTTCCCGGCTACGAAAGAGAGCGGAGCCTTATCATTCAGAACACGCTGGCACTAATTGAAGGAACGGGAGCCAGTAATGTTCTGTTATATGGTGATGCAGGAACTGGAAAAAGTTCAACAGTGAAAGCCATTCTAAATGAATATAAGGATAAAGGTCTCAGACTGATTGAAATTAAGAAGGATCAGCTATTACAGCTGCCAAATCTACTGGAAACATTGTCTGTCAATCCACTTAAGTTCATATTGTTTATTGACGATTTAAGTTTTAATGGCAATGATGACAGTTTTGCCGCTTTAAAAGCGGTATTAGAGGGCAGCATTGCATCAAGAAGCAAAAATGTGGCCATTTATGCAACCAGCAACAGACGGCACTTAATTAAAGAAAATATGGAAGCTCGAATGGGAGATGACCTGCATGAGAACGATACCATTCAGGAAACCCTCAGCCTGTCTGCAAGATTTGGTCTTACCGTTACTTTTCAGGCTCCTGATAAAGATAATTATCTGGATATAGTGAAACACTTAGCCAGAGAATACAAACTGGCTCTTTCTGAAAAGGATTTATGCACAAAGGCAGAAGCCTTTGCTATCAGAAACGGTGGAAGGAGTCCAAGAACAGCAAAGCATTTTGTCCAGATTCAGGCAGTTATGCAGTTAGAGGGGGAAGAAGGCAATGATACAAAGAGTTAAATCAGTTTTTATGGTTTTGGTGATCCTCCTTATGGCATCTTTTTCACTGGACGCGACCATTGTTTTGGCTGATAGCCCACAGGATACTCTTTTTCAGCAGGATTCAACTGAATTTAACTTAGATCTGGCAAGGTTTTCTCTTTCTTTATGCCAGGCCGCATATGGAGATACCAGTGCCAACGTTGAAAAAGTTCTTGCCAGCTATGGTTTTGTTAATGATACTGTCTATGACAGTGGTTCTTATAAAAACTCATCCAAGCTGGGCACAGATTTAGTAGGGTACTCTTTTGCCCATAAGAGGCTTGTCTGCGGTGGAAAAGATTTTACGCTGGTTTCTGTTGTTATAAGAGGAACAAGTGGGGACAGTGAATGGATCAGCAATTTTAACATCAATGATTCTGGCAGCAGTCCTGCCATTCATGAGGGCTTCAGGAAAGCAGAAAAGTCTCTGCTAGTCAGTTTAAATAACTACGTCAAAAGCTTAAATTCTGACAAAACAGATACTAAGTTTTTAATTACAGGCCATAGCCGGGGAGCTGCTGTTGCCAATTTACTTGCTGCGGATTTGTCCCAGTCAGAGCAACTGGCTGCTCAATCCAATATTTATGGGTATACTTTTGCAACGCCCAATGTGGCAAAAATAGCTTCAAATAATTATTTAAATATATTTAATGCCGTTAATCCTGCAGATATCGTAACAGAAATTCCACTGGCAAAATGGGGTTATAGCCGATATGGTGTCACTTACTCCCTGCCAGACATATCCCAGGTCAATGGTGAAACCTTAGCTGCCACACAGAAGATTTTATCGCAGCTTGAGACGATGGCTCCTACTGTACAGGATTTTTATAATGCGAAGCTATCCCTGCTGTTTCTAAAGGAAAACCTTATACCTGCTGGTACTGCCAATGTCCATGCTCCTCAGGCATATATGAAGCAGCTCACCACCGCAGACCCGGATAAACTTTTAAAAGTAATTTCTGATTTGCAATTAAAATTACTACCTGATACAAATTATGCCTGATTTGTATTAACTCTAAAAGGAAAGTTAAAGTTTTAGTATCATTATCGATTTAACAAAGGGGGATATATATGAAAAGTGTTAAACCAGGCAGAGGGCCTTCTATGATGGGAGGAATCGGCTCTATTATTGCCGGTATCTTTGGTATTTTCTGGACAATTGGTACAGTGAGCATGGGAGCTCCCTGGTTTTTCTCCATGTTCGGAATTGTATTTATCGGAGCTGCTGTGGTTCAGGCTATATACAACTTCAGTAATGCCACTGGGAAAAATCGTTTTTCTGAATTTGATATCGTAGATGGCTCAGAAGAAACTGATCCGATGCAGGAGTACATAAATGGGAAATCCCATGGGGATTCTATAAGTGAAAGCCTGTTATCTTCCAATACTGAAACCCCAGCCTTTTGCCCTTATTGCGGAGCAAGGCTGGGAGAGGGTTTTGAATTCTGCAGCAAGTGCGGAAAAAAAATTCCGGATTAAAACAATCATTGGTTTGCTTATTATGCTGATTATTCGGTTGGTTAGAAGATGGATTGTACATGATTATTTACATAAGAAAAAACAGCCTGACGGCTGTTTTTTATGTTCTTATTACTAGAAATCCTGTTTCATGATTGCACCTTTTGCAGCTGAATCAACAAGCTTGGCATATCTTCCCAGCCATCCTGTTTTGATATTTGGTTCTGGGGCTACATAACGTGCTCTGCGCTTTTCAAATTCTTCATCAGATACTTTTGCACGGATGGAGTATTCAGGAATATTGATTTCTATTGTATCTCCCTCTTCCAGTAAGCCGATATTTCCACCATTTGCTGCTTCCGGACATACGTGCCCAATGGAAGCCCCCGGCTGGCGCCGCTGAATCGTCCGTCTGTAATTAAGGCGACAGTTTTGTCTAGTTTCATTCCTGCAAGGGCACTGGTTGGATTGAGCATCTCTCTCATACCCGGGCCACCTTTAGGGCCTTCATACCTTATTACCACTACGTCCCCATCAACGATTTTTCCTTTGTAAATGGCATCGATGGCTTCTTCCTCTGAGTTAAACACTCTTGCCGGTCCTGAATGCTGCAACATCTCCGGAGCTACTGCACTTCTCTTTACCACACAGCCTTCCAGAGCAACATTTCCAAATAGTATGGCAATGCCTCCCGTTTCACTGTATGGGTTATCTACAGGTCTTATAGTATCAGGTTTTTTATTCTTTGCGCCCTTTATGTTTTCACCTAATGTCTTCCCTGTTGCTGTGATTACTTCCAAATCCAGCATTCCCTTCTTGGCAAGCTCGCTTTGAACGGCTGGAATTCCTCCGGCTACATTTAAATCCTGCATGTGGGTTTCTCCTGCCGGGGCCAGATGACACAAATTCGGAGTTCTTTCACTTTCTTCATTAAACATATTCAGATTAAGGGGTACGCCTGCTTCATTTGCTATGGCTAAAAGGTGTAATACACTGTTGGAAGAGCAGCCTAATGCCATATCACATCGAAGTGCATTTTTTATAGACCTTTCATTGATAATGTCTCTGGCCTTAATATCTTTTTCCACCAAATTCATGATTGCCATGCCTGCGTACTTTGCCAGACGGATTCTGCCATTATGAACGGCAGGTATTGTGCCATTTCCCGGCAGAGCTATTCCCAAGGCTTCACATAAACAGTTCATACTGTTTGCCGTATACATACCAGCACAGGAACCGCATCCAGGACAACAGCCCTGTTCAAATTCTTCTAATTTCGCATCATCGATCAGATTTGCCTTTCTGGCACCTACCGCTTCAAATATCTTTGACAAACTGATTTCTTCATCGTCTACAAGTCCAGCCATCATAGGTCCACCGGAGCAGACAACGGTTGGAATGTTCATTCTCACTGCTGCCATAACCATTCCTGGAACGATTTTATCACAGTTAGGAACCAGCACCAGACCGTCAAATGCATGGGCCAGTGTCATAGTCTCTACACTGTCAGCAATTAATTCTCTGCTTGCCAGGCTGTATTTCATACCGATGTGTCCCATAGCGATTCCATCACAAACCCCTATGGCAGGAACCATAACTGGTGTTCCTCCTGCCATTCTGACACCTGCTTTTACAGCCTCTGTTATTTTATCTAAATGATAGTGCCCCGGAACGATTTCGCTATGGGCTGAAACCACCGCGATCAAAGGTCTGTCCAGTTCTTCTTTCGTATAACCCATAGCATAAAAAAGGCTTCGCATCGGAGCCTTTTCTACACCCTGAGTTACGTTTGCACTTCTTAGTGTCATACGCAATCTCCTTACCATAACATACTTAACTTAAATCCATAAGCTGTAAGAGCTTATTTTTTCAACCAGCTCATCATCTTTCTTAATTCGCCTCCAATTTTAACAAGAAGATGTTCTGTTTCCTTTCTTCTTGTAGCTAAGAACTTGGCCTGGCCTCCTGCATTAAATTCCTGAATAAATTCACTTGCAAAAGTACCATCCTGAATTTCAGAAAGAACCTTCTTCATTTCCTTACGGGTTTCTTCTGTGATTAATCTTTTACCTGTTCTGTAATCACCATATTCCGCTGTGTTTGAAATAGAGTATCTCATCATTTCAAATCCGCCTTTATTAATCAGGTCAACAATCAGCTTCATTTCGTGGATACATTCAAAGTAAGCCATTTCCGGTTGATATCCTGCTTCTACCAATGTATCAAATCCGGCCTTCATCAATTCAGTTACACCACCGCAAAGTACAGCCTGTTCTCCAAATAAGTCTGTTTCTGTTTCTTCTTTAAAGGTTGTTTCAAGAATACCTGCTCTGCCTGCTCCGATTCCTGATGCATATGCAAGAGCTAAATCTTTAGCTTTACCAGTTGCATCCTGGTGTATAGCAATAAGAGAAGGAACTCCTTTTCCCTCTTCATACTGACTTCTTACAGTATGGCCAGGTCCTTTTGGTGCAATCATGATAACATCAATATCTTCTGCTGGTTTAACCTGATTATAATGGATATTAAAGCCATGGGCAAATGCTAATGCATTACCAGGCTTCATATGCTTTGCAACCTGAGTTTTATAAATATTTGCAGCAAGTTCGTCTGGAACTAGCATCATTACGATATCGCCAGCTTCTGCAGCTTCTTCTATCTCCACAACTTTAAGTCCTGCCGCTTCAGCTTTTGCTGTATGTGCAGATCCTTTTCTAAGACCAACTACTACATTTACGCCACTATCCTTAAGGTTTTCTGCATGAGCGTGGCCCTGGCTTCCAAATCCAATTATAGCAACGGTTTTACCGTCTAACATTCCTAAATTACAATCTGTGTCATAATATTTTTTAATCATTTTCCTGTCTCCTTTTATTTTATCTATTAATTAAATATTGAAATATTTTTTTAGCCTTACTAATCAAAAAGGTCACCTGAATCTATTTCATGCTCTTCCTGACAGCATTCCGGCGTAGCCAGCCCTCTTTTAATTCCTGTTATACCGGTTCTGCACATTTCTATGATTTCATAGCAGCTTACCATATTCATAAAACCATCAATCTTTTCTGGGGCGCCGGTCATTTCCACCACAACACTTTCCTTTGAAAGGTCAATAATCTTTCCCCTGAAAATGTCTACCACTTCTCTGAGAGCTGTCCGATTCATTTTATTAGCTCTTATCTTTACTAATAAAAGTTCTCTGTATACACTGTTTTCTTTTTCCAGCGTAAAGATTTCTTTCACAACTTCCAGTTTCTCCGTTTGTGTGATAATCTGGTTTAAAGCCTGTTCCGTACCAGTAAATACAATGGTTATTCTTGAAATCTCAGGGTTGTTTGTAGCAGAAACGGTTAAAGAATCGATATTAAATCCTCTTCTCCCAAACAAACTGACCACTCTGCTAAGAACATTTGCCTGATTATCAACAAAAATACTTATAACTTCTCTTCTCTTTGTCATAGCAGTACTTCCCCTTTCTTAACCTACTATTATGTCATTTACTGTTCCGCCATTTGGAATCATTGGAAGAACTCGTTCTTCTCTGGATATAACACAGTCTATCCAGACAGGTCCTTCTGACTTAAGTGCTTCTTTAAATGCCGCTTCAAATTCTTCCGGGTTTGTTGCTCTGTAGCCCTTACCCCCAAAACCTTCGATGACTTTTACAAAGTCCGTCTTTCTTTCTGGCGTAGTGGAAGAATATCTCTTGCCATAAAAAGTGGTCTGCCACTGGTAAACCATTCCTAAAACTCTGTTATTCATGATAACAGTTATAATAGGAAGATTGTTGCTTATAGCTGTACATGCCTCTGCCAGATTCATGTGGAATGAACCATCCCCTGTAAAATGGATGACTCTTTTCTGTGGACATCCAATCTGTGCTCCTATGGCTGCACCATAGCCAAATCCCATGGTGCCAAGGCCTCCGCTGGTTAGGAAACATCTGGTATTGGTATGCTTTAAATACTGGGCTGCCCACATCTGGTGCTGGCCTACATCTGTAACATAAATGGTCTCTTTATCTGTAAGGTCGCAGACTGATGTAACAATCTCGTAAGGATGAAGTTTGGCGTTTCCCTCTTTCTTATCCCCTCTGACCTTTTTCCACTCTCGAAGCTTGTCAATCCACTCGGTCCGTTCTACTTTTTCTACCAACGGAATCAGTTTCGTCAGCGCATCTTTTACATCACTTACCACACTTAAATCTACTAGAACATTTTTGTTTATTTCACTTTTATCAATATCAATCTGTACAATAGTTGCATCTTTTGCAAACTTTTTCATGTTTAATGCAACTCTGTCACTAAACCGGGTTCCAAGAGCCAGAACCAAATCCGCTTTATCTACTGCTTTGTTTGATGCAACACTTCCGTGCATACCAATCAGTCCGAGGTTCTTTTTA carries:
- the ilvN gene encoding acetolactate synthase small subunit codes for the protein MTKRREVISIFVDNQANVLSRVVSLFGRRGFNIDSLTVSATNNPEISRITIVFTGTEQALNQIITQTEKLEVVKEIFTLEKENSVYRELLLVKIRANKMNRTALREVVDIFRGKIIDLSKESVVVEMTGAPEKIDGFMNMVSCYEIIEMCRTGITGIKRGLATPECCQEEHEIDSGDLFD
- a CDS encoding ATP-binding protein, which codes for MNKLHDLSTELNTLAIFRSILNDDLIKNFQELATSTYSLESKDLVLHIYGDFVSKLFNKTSSLTRYIAELVLSDENFYIIGKGAGKDFDKVIESSLKNELDILDRLASLTPEDAKSIINYRGFLPVWTNEPVNLTNLYMEHLSNLPISGYGIYAKYYAFVLAGEEVLPILHPDPQRLSELPGYERERSLIIQNTLALIEGTGASNVLLYGDAGTGKSSTVKAILNEYKDKGLRLIEIKKDQLLQLPNLLETLSVNPLKFILFIDDLSFNGNDDSFAALKAVLEGSIASRSKNVAIYATSNRRHLIKENMEARMGDDLHENDTIQETLSLSARFGLTVTFQAPDKDNYLDIVKHLAREYKLALSEKDLCTKAEAFAIRNGGRSPRTAKHFVQIQAVMQLEGEEGNDTKS
- the ilvA gene encoding threonine ammonia-lyase, with amino-acid sequence MLTLDKIYHAAYVLREVARKTDLILAPGLSEENTIYLKTENLQVTGSFKLRGAYYKISQLNEEEKKHGIIACSAGNHAQGVALASQKNNIPCMICMPDGAPLSKVEATRKYGAEVCLVKNTYDDAHARALEIQKEDGRTMIHPFDDEDVIAGQGTIGLEILDQLSSADAVIVPVGGGGLISGVAFAIKSLNPDCKVYGVQAAGAPSMFKSIKEGNMITLDSVNTFADGIAVKHPGDITYEMISKYVDDLAVVSEDEIAAAILALMEKQKLISEGAGAVSVAAAMFNKFDLHGKKVVCLVSGGNIDVSFLNRVITRGLIMSGRRTTITIELADRPGQLQSVSEIISHCGGNVVTVYHDRSDPNMAINSCFLRVVIETRDREQADQIKQEIVKAGMQLVGEKPQQ
- a CDS encoding zinc ribbon domain-containing protein, producing the protein MKSVKPGRGPSMMGGIGSIIAGIFGIFWTIGTVSMGAPWFFSMFGIVFIGAAVVQAIYNFSNATGKNRFSEFDIVDGSEETDPMQEYINGKSHGDSISESLLSSNTETPAFCPYCGARLGEGFEFCSKCGKKIPD
- a CDS encoding lipase family protein, whose protein sequence is MIQRVKSVFMVLVILLMASFSLDATIVLADSPQDTLFQQDSTEFNLDLARFSLSLCQAAYGDTSANVEKVLASYGFVNDTVYDSGSYKNSSKLGTDLVGYSFAHKRLVCGGKDFTLVSVVIRGTSGDSEWISNFNINDSGSSPAIHEGFRKAEKSLLVSLNNYVKSLNSDKTDTKFLITGHSRGAAVANLLAADLSQSEQLAAQSNIYGYTFATPNVAKIASNNYLNIFNAVNPADIVTEIPLAKWGYSRYGVTYSLPDISQVNGETLAATQKILSQLETMAPTVQDFYNAKLSLLFLKENLIPAGTANVHAPQAYMKQLTTADPDKLLKVISDLQLKLLPDTNYA
- the ilvC gene encoding ketol-acid reductoisomerase, which encodes MIKKYYDTDCNLGMLDGKTVAIIGFGSQGHAHAENLKDSGVNVVVGLRKGSAHTAKAEAAGLKVVEIEEAAEAGDIVMMLVPDELAANIYKTQVAKHMKPGNALAFAHGFNIHYNQVKPAEDIDVIMIAPKGPGHTVRSQYEEGKGVPSLIAIHQDATGKAKDLALAYASGIGAGRAGILETTFKEETETDLFGEQAVLCGGVTELMKAGFDTLVEAGYQPEMAYFECIHEMKLIVDLINKGGFEMMRYSISNTAEYGDYRTGKRLITEETRKEMKKVLSEIQDGTFASEFIQEFNAGGQAKFLATRRKETEHLLVKIGGELRKMMSWLKK
- the ilvB gene encoding biosynthetic-type acetolactate synthase large subunit, whose product is MKLTGSEIVAEVLLEQEVDTVFGYPGGTILNIYDTLYSYQGKIRHILASHEQHAAHAADGYARATGKTGVVFATSGPGATNLVTGIATAFMDSIPMVAITCNVPDSLVGRDAFQEICITGVTMPITKHNYFVNKIEDLADALRNAFRIAQSGRKGPVLVDITKDVTAATIEYEKQTPLAVTEMPKADMADIEKVAELINKAHRPIVYFGGGVAASCASKQLAELLQKADMPGTYTMMAAGVLSYDDKKNLGLIGMHGSVASNKAVDKADLVLALGTRFSDRVALNMKKFAKDATIVQIDIDKSEINKNVLVDLSVVSDVKDALTKLIPLVEKVERTEWIDKLREWKKVRGDKKEGNAKLHPYEIVTSVCDLTDKETIYVTDVGQHQMWAAQYLKHTNTRCFLTSGGLGTMGFGYGAAIGAQIGCPQKRVIHFTGDGSFHMNLAEACTAISNNLPIITVIMNNRVLGMVYQWQTTFYGKRYSSTTPERKTDFVKVIEGFGGKGYRATNPEEFEAAFKEALKSEGPVWIDCVISREERVLPMIPNGGTVNDIIVG